The Vibrio tasmaniensis genome includes a region encoding these proteins:
- a CDS encoding ABC transporter permease, with protein MKQTGFAQSQLTHIKLTLNLFAAHYRQSPLQAAAILIGIVLAVTLFVAVQAINLNAKRSYAESTEQLSAQAQNLIIPPAGQNYLPEALYFKLRQNGLSATLPVIEGRVRDEQGRRWSVQGSELIAALTSRSRYSSDKPAENDRPSEDSQNISLFDNALPLPQLLAGEPIVMMSQSQHQNLGEVDTLTLDEVLTQVVVLPDEWQLGSRMLMDIGFAQQLLNKQGQLSYIAIFDTKSDTKSNTQDKWRSLIGKQGQWISNNQSTDLGSITDSFHLNLTAMSLLAFLVGLFIAYNGVKYSLLKRNRLLVQIQQAGVAPSIVFSALLVELTLLVTLGASLGFILGIQLSHWLHPTVAITLEQLYGATLLPGTWQWQWLVQALLLTLAATLVACRQHFKQRIRQPLSSHGGFYQAPEASNENQLFVIGSVLTIVALAGLWLSEHHRFTMAWLGMLVVSIPLYLPKTLSVLANWSEKRTQSGLIQYLFAELRELISPLSLAMMALLLAVTANVGMNTLVGSFESTLKQWLEQRLHADIYVSPAQGEIANVERALEQFENVETVYKQYYVDDNLQGLPTLLGTKDKDTLEQTMVFQSHVDDFWTRFYQGEFVAISEPTAVKIGLSLGSQLKLDAIQDKTLIVGAIFHDYGSPNGEVLLAPNLWLESGFTDLPTSLGIKVSGDPQVVYEQLRQQLNLHPSQLYDQAQIKSIALDIFSQTFAITRALNGVTLMVAVIGLFCACFMLLDARKAAIARLYALGVSQRKLMVMVVAQIVVLVTFTLVIALPLGAMVGYVLTDIVTLRAFGWSLNYVWNWSDALSIAAITILVAVFATLIPLWRLVSKPVVYSLQSEVL; from the coding sequence ATGAAGCAAACTGGCTTCGCGCAAAGCCAACTCACCCATATCAAACTGACTCTGAATCTATTCGCGGCGCATTATCGTCAATCACCCTTGCAAGCCGCAGCGATTCTGATCGGCATTGTGCTAGCGGTAACCTTATTTGTCGCAGTGCAAGCGATCAACCTCAATGCCAAGCGCAGTTATGCAGAATCTACCGAACAACTTAGCGCCCAAGCGCAGAACCTTATCATTCCACCAGCAGGGCAAAACTATTTACCGGAAGCGCTCTATTTCAAGCTAAGACAGAATGGATTAAGTGCAACACTGCCTGTAATTGAAGGGCGAGTGAGGGACGAACAAGGTCGTCGTTGGTCGGTACAAGGTAGTGAGTTGATCGCTGCTCTCACCTCAAGATCTCGCTATTCTAGCGACAAGCCAGCCGAAAACGATAGACCGTCAGAAGACAGTCAAAACATATCCCTGTTCGACAATGCCTTACCTTTGCCGCAACTCTTGGCGGGTGAGCCCATAGTGATGATGAGCCAATCGCAACACCAGAACTTGGGCGAAGTAGACACACTCACTTTGGATGAAGTACTCACCCAAGTGGTAGTGTTGCCCGATGAATGGCAACTGGGCAGCAGAATGTTGATGGATATTGGATTCGCTCAGCAACTGCTTAACAAGCAAGGACAACTGAGCTATATCGCTATTTTTGACACTAAGAGTGACACTAAGAGCAATACTCAGGATAAGTGGCGAAGCCTTATCGGCAAACAGGGGCAATGGATTTCCAACAACCAAAGCACGGATCTCGGTTCAATTACCGATAGCTTTCACCTCAATCTTACCGCTATGAGCTTACTGGCTTTTTTGGTTGGCCTGTTCATCGCTTACAACGGTGTGAAGTACAGTTTGCTCAAGCGTAATCGGCTGTTGGTACAAATTCAACAAGCTGGGGTTGCGCCAAGCATCGTGTTTTCGGCTCTGTTAGTCGAGCTGACTCTTTTAGTCACACTGGGCGCATCGCTTGGTTTCATTCTCGGCATTCAACTCAGCCATTGGCTGCATCCAACCGTCGCGATAACGCTTGAGCAACTTTATGGTGCAACACTGCTTCCCGGCACATGGCAGTGGCAATGGTTGGTACAAGCTTTATTACTTACGTTAGCAGCTACTTTAGTTGCATGTCGGCAACACTTTAAGCAGCGTATTCGACAACCACTCTCTTCCCATGGCGGTTTCTATCAAGCGCCGGAAGCATCTAACGAAAATCAGCTGTTTGTTATCGGGTCAGTATTAACCATTGTCGCGTTAGCAGGGTTATGGCTGAGCGAACATCATCGCTTCACCATGGCTTGGCTTGGAATGTTAGTGGTGTCGATTCCCTTGTATCTACCCAAAACACTTAGCGTACTAGCGAACTGGAGCGAAAAACGCACCCAATCGGGGTTAATACAATATCTTTTTGCTGAACTGCGTGAACTTATCTCCCCTCTCTCCCTTGCCATGATGGCGTTGCTTCTCGCCGTCACCGCCAATGTGGGAATGAATACCTTAGTCGGCAGCTTTGAATCCACGTTAAAGCAATGGCTTGAACAACGCTTACATGCCGATATTTATGTTAGCCCTGCCCAAGGTGAAATCGCGAATGTGGAACGTGCGTTAGAACAGTTTGAGAACGTTGAAACCGTCTATAAGCAATACTACGTCGATGATAACTTGCAGGGCTTGCCGACTTTGCTCGGCACCAAAGACAAAGACACACTTGAGCAAACCATGGTGTTCCAATCTCACGTTGATGACTTCTGGACGCGCTTTTACCAAGGTGAATTCGTGGCGATCAGTGAACCTACGGCGGTGAAGATCGGCTTGTCCCTTGGCAGCCAACTCAAGCTCGACGCGATCCAAGACAAAACACTCATCGTCGGGGCGATTTTTCATGATTACGGTTCACCGAATGGCGAAGTGTTACTTGCACCTAATTTATGGCTCGAAAGCGGATTTACTGACTTGCCCACCAGCTTGGGAATCAAAGTATCTGGTGACCCACAAGTGGTATATGAACAGCTACGCCAACAACTCAATCTGCACCCAAGTCAGCTTTACGATCAAGCACAGATCAAATCGATCGCTTTAGATATCTTCTCACAAACCTTTGCCATCACTCGGGCGCTTAATGGCGTCACTTTAATGGTGGCGGTGATAGGGTTGTTCTGCGCCTGTTTCATGTTGCTCGATGCACGTAAAGCCGCTATTGCAAGGTTGTATGCGCTCGGTGTTAGTCAGAGAAAATTGATGGTGATGGTAGTCGCGCAAATCGTTGTTCTGGTCACCTTCACTCTGGTTATCGCCTTACCACTCGGCGCTATGGTCGGTTATGTGTTGACGGACATCGTTACCCTGCGCGCCTTTGGTTGGAGCTTAAATTACGTATGGAATTGGAGTGACGCACTCAGCATCGCAGCCATCACCATTTTAGTGGCTGTGTTTGCGACCTTGATTCCACTGTGGCGTTTGGTCAGCAAACCCGTGGTATACAGTTTACAGAGCGAGGTGTTGTGA
- a CDS encoding lipocalin-like domain-containing protein, whose amino-acid sequence MNRPIKVFVLTIGILLLLGCDESTQPSAQNMGSILGTETQTENETAIDQAQFSPVVKGIDITFPADHQAHPSFRHEWWYLTANLIDENGNALGVQWTQFRFAAAPKDSSNSTKETTWQSQQIYMAHSAVTTKDKHYADEKWSRGQAELAGVSASLFRVYLDDWQWTSSSDDLFPATLNANSGQFGYSLKLTNNAPYQKQGEQGYSTKSGDGKVASYYYSQPFIDVSGEVTIDGISHQVSGKGWIDREWSSQFLLDSQQGWDWFALRLSDETSLVVFQLRNSTSGKASYAHARLMKQDGSGIAIKQQDISLTAIRQTEIEGRDYPTEWQISIPSQQIELTVSALNPNAKMPLSVPYWEGPIIIKGSHSGAGYMELTGY is encoded by the coding sequence ATGAATCGACCAATAAAAGTTTTCGTTCTCACAATTGGCATCTTGCTCCTTTTAGGGTGCGACGAGTCTACTCAACCATCAGCTCAAAATATGGGTTCGATACTCGGTACTGAAACACAAACAGAGAATGAAACGGCAATCGATCAAGCGCAATTTTCTCCGGTAGTAAAAGGTATCGACATCACCTTCCCTGCCGACCACCAAGCACACCCAAGTTTTCGTCATGAATGGTGGTATTTAACCGCTAACCTTATCGATGAGAATGGCAATGCTCTCGGCGTACAATGGACACAATTCCGCTTCGCGGCTGCCCCAAAGGACAGTTCGAATAGCACTAAGGAAACTACGTGGCAAAGTCAGCAAATCTACATGGCACACAGCGCCGTCACCACCAAAGACAAACACTATGCCGATGAGAAGTGGTCACGCGGCCAAGCTGAACTGGCAGGAGTAAGCGCTTCACTATTTCGTGTCTATCTCGATGACTGGCAATGGACATCGTCAAGTGATGATCTGTTCCCCGCAACCTTGAACGCTAATTCCGGTCAGTTTGGCTACTCGCTTAAGTTAACCAACAACGCGCCTTATCAAAAGCAAGGCGAACAAGGCTACAGCACCAAAAGTGGCGATGGCAAAGTGGCTTCCTATTACTACAGCCAACCATTCATCGATGTATCAGGCGAAGTAACCATTGATGGCATCTCGCATCAGGTTTCTGGCAAAGGTTGGATAGACAGAGAATGGAGCTCACAGTTTTTACTCGACTCGCAACAAGGCTGGGATTGGTTTGCGCTAAGGCTGAGTGATGAAACCAGTTTGGTGGTATTTCAGCTTCGAAACTCAACATCAGGCAAAGCCAGTTATGCTCACGCAAGGTTGATGAAGCAAGATGGATCCGGCATCGCGATTAAGCAACAAGACATCAGCTTAACAGCCATCAGGCAAACTGAAATTGAAGGGCGTGACTACCCAACAGAGTGGCAAATTTCGATTCCAAGCCAGCAAATAGAACTGACCGTCTCAGCACTCAATCCAAATGCCAAAATGCCGCTGTCTGTTCCCTATTGGGAAGGGCCAATCATAATTAAAGGTTCTCATTCCGGAGCTGGCTATATGGAGTTGACGGGGTATTAA
- a CDS encoding AraC family transcriptional regulator: MKKHSRNLHPSLSIDKAPSNVFMNFEAFLSNTETRVHSHSWGQVQLISGGILEMEAESTRFLAPPHLAIWVPAGVMHCSYNRKPLDYCSLNIAPELTQHLPDKTSLIKITPIVSSIIDDFRDRGINVAETEQDQRLVQVLLDQLAQREVEHHFLPSTDNKYLAPILASVEENPTDEVTLKDWAERVHTTERTLSRHCQTELGMSFTEWRLRVRYLYSMDLLRNGQSVKEVALTLGYNQASPFITMFKRYANQTPEQYKNRLL, from the coding sequence TTGAAAAAACACTCCAGAAACCTTCACCCATCCTTATCAATTGATAAGGCACCATCCAACGTATTTATGAATTTTGAAGCGTTTCTTTCGAACACTGAAACCCGAGTTCATAGCCACTCATGGGGACAGGTTCAATTGATCAGTGGCGGTATATTAGAGATGGAAGCGGAAAGCACTCGATTTCTAGCGCCACCACATTTGGCGATTTGGGTACCGGCTGGGGTGATGCATTGCAGTTATAACCGTAAGCCTTTGGACTACTGCTCGCTAAATATCGCCCCAGAGCTAACGCAACATCTTCCAGATAAAACTAGCCTTATAAAGATCACGCCGATTGTGTCTTCGATTATTGATGACTTTCGCGATCGTGGAATCAATGTTGCGGAAACAGAACAAGATCAAAGACTCGTTCAGGTACTGCTTGACCAACTTGCGCAGCGTGAGGTTGAACACCACTTCTTGCCTTCAACCGACAATAAGTACCTCGCGCCTATATTGGCTTCTGTGGAAGAAAACCCAACCGACGAAGTGACGCTGAAAGATTGGGCTGAGCGTGTTCACACCACGGAAAGAACCCTTTCTCGCCACTGCCAGACCGAGCTCGGAATGAGCTTTACAGAGTGGCGGCTACGAGTGCGCTACCTTTACTCAATGGACTTGTTGAGAAACGGCCAATCGGTTAAAGAGGTCGCTCTTACATTGGGTTATAACCAAGCAAGTCCATTTATCACTATGTTCAAACGTTACGCGAACCAAACGCCAGAACAGTATAAGAACCGTTTATTGTGA
- a CDS encoding DMT family transporter: protein MHYLLPFFTVCIWGANAIVNKLAASTIEPSAMSFYRWFFAMLILTPFCIRPVMKQWAVIKPNLSKLAFLGFLGMVLNQSLGYYAGLTTTASNMALITSLVPLISVFLSVPLLHKSISSLSIVGGVLSLSGLALMLGKGDPLFFMHQELTQGDGYMLIAAFVYASYCVLLKRWKMPISSWVVIYIQGLFAVAMLTPLWLTSEQLLPPQQAIPLIAYAAVAASILAPWMWVKAIDTIGADSSAMFMNLMPVIAIVLASTWLGEKINQFHIIGGVMVISGVILAQVKRKPRLEAPLPQQS, encoded by the coding sequence ATGCATTACCTCTTACCATTTTTTACAGTCTGTATCTGGGGCGCCAATGCAATCGTCAACAAGCTTGCTGCAAGCACTATAGAACCTAGTGCAATGAGTTTTTACCGCTGGTTTTTTGCGATGTTAATTCTCACGCCTTTCTGTATTCGCCCAGTAATGAAACAGTGGGCTGTCATTAAACCAAACCTATCAAAATTAGCGTTCCTCGGCTTTTTGGGCATGGTGTTAAACCAATCTCTAGGTTATTACGCGGGCTTAACCACAACCGCTTCTAACATGGCACTGATCACTTCTTTGGTTCCATTGATCAGTGTGTTTTTAAGCGTCCCTCTGTTGCACAAGTCGATTTCTAGTTTGAGTATTGTTGGCGGTGTGTTGTCACTGTCAGGCTTAGCTCTGATGTTAGGTAAAGGCGACCCGTTATTCTTCATGCATCAAGAATTGACTCAAGGCGATGGCTATATGTTAATTGCGGCCTTTGTTTATGCTTCTTACTGTGTGCTATTGAAACGCTGGAAAATGCCAATCAGTAGCTGGGTGGTGATTTACATTCAGGGTCTGTTTGCTGTCGCGATGCTTACGCCACTTTGGCTTACCAGCGAACAGCTTTTACCACCGCAACAAGCGATACCATTGATAGCTTACGCCGCGGTGGCCGCTTCAATTTTAGCGCCTTGGATGTGGGTGAAAGCGATTGATACCATTGGTGCGGACTCAAGTGCGATGTTCATGAATTTGATGCCAGTTATCGCGATTGTATTAGCTTCCACCTGGCTGGGCGAAAAGATTAACCAGTTCCACATCATTGGTGGTGTGATGGTGATTTCCGGTGTCATCCTTGCACAAGTTAAAAGAAAACCAAGGCTTGAGGCTCCCTTACCTCAGCAAAGCTAA
- a CDS encoding acyl-CoA thioesterase, whose amino-acid sequence MSSNNNRPDGKRDVTLRFLAEPGDVNFGGKVHGGAVMKWVDLAAYACSAGWSGKYCITAYAGGIRFVAPIHVGNLVEVSAKVIYTGSSSMHIAIDVQASDPKELNNRLTTHCIVIMVAVDENGNPTKVPEWVPETSEDIELRDSAIRLMNMRKQIGEEMEAHVKYLK is encoded by the coding sequence ATGAGCAGTAACAATAACCGACCAGATGGTAAACGAGACGTTACTCTGCGTTTTTTAGCTGAACCCGGGGATGTCAACTTTGGTGGTAAAGTCCATGGTGGTGCAGTAATGAAGTGGGTCGATTTAGCGGCTTATGCTTGTTCTGCTGGGTGGAGTGGTAAGTACTGTATTACTGCTTATGCTGGGGGGATCAGATTCGTTGCTCCAATCCATGTTGGTAACCTTGTTGAAGTCAGTGCGAAGGTCATCTATACGGGTTCATCTTCTATGCACATCGCTATCGATGTTCAAGCCAGCGACCCAAAAGAACTCAACAACCGCCTAACGACTCACTGTATCGTGATTATGGTCGCTGTTGATGAAAATGGTAACCCGACTAAAGTGCCAGAATGGGTACCAGAAACATCAGAAGACATTGAATTAAGAGATTCGGCTATTCGTCTTATGAACATGCGAAAACAGATCGGTGAAGAGATGGAAGCACACGTAAAGTATCTTAAATAG
- the malG gene encoding maltose ABC transporter permease MalG — protein MAMVQGKSLKYRVWATHIALWCFLALIIFPLLMIIAISFREGNFATGSLIPDNPSLEHWKLALGMTVTNADGSVTPPPFPVLTWLWNSIKVAGITSILIVTLSTTSAYAFARMRFKGKETILKAMMIFQMFPAVLALVAIYALFDKLGQYIPFLGLNTHGGLIFSYLGGIALHVWTIKGYFETIDNSLEEAAALDGATPWQAFRLVLLPLSVPILAVVFILSFIGVVGEVPVASILLSDVNSYTLAVGMQQYLYPQNYLWGDFAAAAVLSALPITIVFLLAQRWLVGGLTSGGVKG, from the coding sequence ATGGCTATGGTACAAGGTAAAAGCCTTAAATACCGAGTATGGGCAACGCATATTGCGCTGTGGTGCTTCTTAGCGCTAATTATTTTCCCACTACTGATGATTATTGCTATCTCGTTCCGTGAAGGTAACTTCGCAACCGGTAGCCTGATTCCAGACAACCCATCTTTGGAACACTGGAAATTAGCTTTGGGCATGACAGTAACGAATGCTGATGGCTCGGTAACGCCACCTCCATTCCCAGTTCTTACTTGGTTGTGGAACTCGATAAAAGTAGCGGGTATTACCTCAATTCTGATTGTGACACTGTCGACAACATCGGCTTATGCATTTGCTCGTATGCGCTTTAAAGGTAAAGAAACTATCCTGAAAGCGATGATGATTTTTCAAATGTTCCCTGCGGTATTGGCTCTAGTGGCTATCTACGCGCTGTTCGACAAGTTAGGGCAATACATCCCATTCTTAGGCTTGAACACGCATGGCGGTCTGATCTTCTCGTACTTGGGCGGTATTGCATTGCACGTTTGGACGATTAAGGGCTACTTTGAGACGATTGATAACTCTTTGGAAGAAGCTGCAGCATTAGATGGCGCAACACCTTGGCAAGCGTTCAGATTGGTTCTATTACCACTTTCAGTACCCATCCTAGCAGTTGTATTCATTTTATCTTTCATTGGTGTGGTTGGTGAGGTACCAGTTGCTTCAATCCTATTATCGGACGTGAACTCTTACACGCTAGCGGTAGGTATGCAGCAGTACCTATATCCTCAGAACTACTTATGGGGTGACTTTGCGGCAGCGGCGGTACTTTCTGCACTTCCGATTACTATCGTGTTCTTACTGGCTCAGCGTTGGTTAGTTGGCGGTTTGACGTCGGGTGGTGTAAAAGGATAA